A stretch of Pseudomonas sp. LRP2-20 DNA encodes these proteins:
- the dapF gene encoding diaminopimelate epimerase has product MLLRFTKMHGLGNDFMVLDLVSQHAHIQPKHAKQWGDRHTGIGFDQLLIVEAPSNPEVDFRYRIFNADGSEVEQCGNGARCFARFVLDKRLTAKKRIRVETKGGIIELDVQNDGQVCVDMGPPRFVPAEIPFIADEQALNYSLEVDGQVHSIAAVSMGNPHAVLRVDDVHTAPVHELGPKIENHPRFPQRVNAGFLQVIDRHRANLRVWERGAGETQACGTGACAAAVAAISQGWMDSPVTLDLPGGRLNIEWAGPGKPVLMTGPAVRVFEGQVRL; this is encoded by the coding sequence ATGCTGCTGCGCTTTACCAAGATGCATGGGCTGGGCAACGACTTCATGGTCCTCGACCTGGTCAGCCAGCACGCACACATCCAGCCCAAGCACGCCAAGCAATGGGGTGACCGCCACACCGGTATCGGCTTCGACCAACTGCTGATCGTCGAGGCGCCGAGCAATCCGGAAGTGGACTTCCGCTACCGGATCTTCAACGCCGACGGTTCCGAGGTCGAGCAGTGCGGCAACGGTGCGCGCTGCTTCGCCCGCTTCGTGCTGGACAAGCGCCTGACCGCGAAGAAGCGCATCCGCGTGGAGACCAAGGGCGGCATCATCGAACTGGACGTGCAGAACGACGGCCAGGTGTGTGTCGACATGGGCCCGCCGCGCTTCGTCCCGGCAGAAATCCCGTTCATTGCCGACGAACAGGCGTTGAACTACTCGCTGGAAGTCGACGGCCAGGTGCATTCGATTGCCGCCGTGTCCATGGGCAACCCGCATGCCGTGCTGCGCGTCGATGACGTGCACACCGCGCCGGTCCATGAGCTGGGCCCGAAAATCGAAAACCACCCGCGCTTCCCGCAGCGGGTGAATGCCGGTTTCCTCCAGGTCATCGACCGCCATCGCGCCAACCTGCGGGTATGGGAACGTGGCGCCGGCGAGACCCAGGCCTGCGGCACCGGTGCCTGCGCCGCAGCCGTGGCCGCCATCAGCCAGGGCTGGATGGACTCTCCGGTGACCCTCGACCTGCCGGGTGGCCGCCTTAACATCGAATGGGCCGGCCCCGGCAAGCCTGTGCTGATGACTGGCCCAGCCGTACGCGTCTTCGAAGGACAGGTTCGTCTCTAA
- a CDS encoding DUF484 family protein, translating to MTDQPVSQQPDELDAEAVVAYLRAHPTFFAEHDELLIEQRIPHQRGDSVSLVERQLKLLRDRNIEMRHRLSQLMDVARDNDRLFDKTRRLILDLLDAGSLEEVVMAVEDSLRQEFQVPFVSLILFGDNAAPVGRWVSNAEAQQAIGGLLGGGKTISGNLREHELAFLFGKEQQQEVGSSAVAALEYQGLHGVLAIGSRDPQHYKSSVGTLFLGYIAEVLGRVVPRVTQTLRPVR from the coding sequence ATGACCGATCAGCCAGTATCCCAGCAGCCCGATGAGCTCGACGCCGAAGCGGTGGTCGCCTACCTGCGCGCCCACCCCACCTTCTTCGCCGAGCACGACGAGCTGCTGATCGAGCAACGCATCCCCCACCAGCGCGGCGACAGCGTGTCGCTGGTGGAACGCCAGCTCAAGCTGCTGCGCGACCGCAACATCGAGATGCGCCATCGCCTGTCGCAACTGATGGACGTGGCCCGTGACAACGACCGGCTGTTTGACAAGACCCGTCGGCTGATCCTCGACCTGCTCGATGCCGGCAGCCTGGAAGAAGTGGTGATGGCCGTCGAAGACAGCCTGCGCCAGGAGTTCCAGGTGCCTTTCGTCAGCCTGATCCTGTTCGGCGACAACGCCGCGCCCGTCGGCCGCTGGGTGAGCAATGCCGAAGCCCAGCAAGCCATCGGCGGCCTGCTTGGCGGCGGCAAGACCATCAGCGGCAACCTGCGCGAGCACGAACTGGCCTTCCTGTTCGGCAAGGAGCAGCAGCAGGAAGTCGGCTCCAGTGCGGTTGCAGCCTTGGAATACCAGGGGCTGCATGGCGTGCTGGCGATCGGCAGCCGTGACCCGCAGCACTACAAGAGCAGCGTCGGTACCTTGTTCCTCGGCTATATCGCCGAAGTGCTCGGCCGCGTGGTGCCGCGCGTGACCCAGACCCTGCGTCCGGTGCGCTGA
- the lptM gene encoding LPS translocon maturation chaperone LptM, which translates to MKRLISSLAALVAVACLVSACGQKGPLYLPEDGKDGKGPKKSHQHQHQHAPAVQPQEEQPIQPEQTPAQ; encoded by the coding sequence ATGAAGCGCCTGATTTCCTCGCTCGCGGCGCTGGTCGCGGTTGCCTGCCTTGTTTCGGCCTGCGGTCAGAAGGGCCCCCTGTACCTGCCAGAAGACGGCAAGGACGGCAAAGGCCCGAAAAAGTCGCACCAGCACCAGCACCAGCACGCGCCTGCGGTCCAGCCGCAAGAAGAGCAGCCAATCCAGCCCGAGCAGACGCCTGCGCAGTAA
- the sutA gene encoding transcriptional regulator SutA: protein MSDDDLENDDLEVGDEDETDDGLEAAADDVAEDAGDDDSSPAPAAKGKSKAAVSVDEMPSMEAKQKERDALAKAMEEFLARGGKVQEVEANVVADPPKKPDNKYGSRPI from the coding sequence ATGAGCGACGACGATCTGGAAAATGATGACCTCGAAGTAGGCGACGAAGACGAAACCGATGACGGCCTTGAAGCGGCCGCCGATGATGTTGCCGAAGACGCTGGCGATGACGACAGCAGCCCGGCTCCCGCTGCCAAGGGCAAATCCAAGGCGGCTGTCTCGGTAGACGAGATGCCGAGCATGGAAGCCAAGCAGAAGGAACGTGACGCCTTGGCCAAGGCCATGGAAGAGTTCCTCGCCCGCGGTGGCAAGGTGCAGGAAGTCGAGGCCAACGTGGTCGCCGACCCGCCCAAGAAGCCGGACAACAAGTACGGCAGCCGCCCTATCTGA
- the cyaY gene encoding iron donor protein CyaY, with protein MSLSEARFHDLVDATQQALEDLFDESGLDLDMENSGGVLTVKFEGGAQLIFSRQEPLRQLWLADRSGGFHFDYDEESGKWVCEKSEELLGEMLERIVWERAGEKLDFDEI; from the coding sequence ATGAGTTTGAGCGAAGCGCGTTTCCATGATCTGGTCGACGCGACCCAACAGGCCCTGGAAGACCTGTTCGACGAGAGCGGCCTGGACCTGGACATGGAAAACTCCGGCGGCGTGCTGACCGTCAAGTTCGAAGGCGGCGCCCAGCTGATCTTCAGCCGCCAGGAGCCGCTGCGCCAGCTGTGGCTGGCCGACCGATCCGGCGGCTTCCACTTCGACTACGACGAAGAAAGCGGCAAGTGGGTGTGCGAGAAGAGCGAAGAGCTGCTTGGCGAAATGCTCGAGCGCATCGTCTGGGAACGGGCCGGCGAGAAGCTGGACTTTGACGAAATCTGA
- a CDS encoding ammonium transporter, protein MTLRKIAGLGALLSLVMPGLALAEEAAAPALNSGDTAWMLTSTALVLFMTIPGLALFYGGMVRSKNVLSVMMQCFAITGLISILWVIYGYSMAFDTTGMEKGVLNFNSFVGGFSKAFLSGVTPANLTSATALFPEAVFITFQMTFAIITPALIVGAFAERMKFSAMLVFMGIWFTLVYAPIAHMVWSGDGALLWDWGVLDFAGGTVVHINAGIAGLVCCLVMGKRKGYPTTPMAPHNLGYTLMGAAMLWIGWFGFNAGSAAAANGTAGMAMLVTQIATAAAALGWMFAEWIGHGKPSALGIASGVVAGLVAITPAAGTVGPMGALVIGLASGVICYFCATTLKRKLGYDDSLDAFGVHGIGGIIGAILTGVFAAPALGGFGAVTDIGAQVWVQAKGVIFTVVYTAIVTYVILKVLDVVMGLRVNEEEESVGLDLAQHNERGYNL, encoded by the coding sequence ATGACTCTGCGTAAGATCGCAGGGCTAGGAGCCCTATTGTCCCTCGTAATGCCCGGGCTTGCCCTGGCAGAGGAAGCAGCTGCCCCAGCGCTGAACTCCGGCGACACCGCCTGGATGCTCACCTCGACAGCGCTGGTGCTGTTCATGACCATTCCGGGCCTGGCCCTGTTCTACGGCGGCATGGTGCGTTCCAAGAACGTGCTGTCGGTGATGATGCAGTGCTTCGCCATCACTGGCCTGATCAGCATTCTCTGGGTCATTTACGGCTACAGCATGGCCTTCGATACCACCGGTATGGAAAAGGGCGTGCTCAACTTCAATTCCTTCGTAGGCGGGTTCTCCAAGGCGTTCCTCAGCGGCGTCACGCCTGCGAATCTGACCTCGGCCACCGCACTGTTCCCTGAAGCGGTGTTCATCACCTTCCAGATGACCTTTGCCATCATCACCCCGGCGCTGATCGTCGGTGCCTTTGCCGAACGCATGAAGTTCTCGGCGATGCTGGTGTTCATGGGCATCTGGTTCACCCTGGTCTACGCACCGATCGCCCACATGGTCTGGAGCGGTGACGGCGCGCTGCTGTGGGACTGGGGCGTGCTCGACTTCGCTGGCGGCACTGTGGTGCATATCAACGCTGGTATCGCTGGCCTGGTCTGCTGCCTGGTCATGGGCAAGCGCAAAGGTTACCCGACCACCCCGATGGCCCCGCACAACCTGGGCTATACCCTGATGGGCGCGGCCATGCTGTGGATCGGCTGGTTCGGCTTCAATGCCGGCTCCGCCGCCGCCGCCAACGGCACTGCCGGCATGGCCATGCTGGTGACCCAGATCGCCACCGCCGCCGCTGCGCTGGGCTGGATGTTCGCCGAGTGGATCGGCCACGGCAAACCGAGCGCCCTGGGCATCGCCTCGGGTGTGGTCGCCGGCCTGGTCGCCATCACGCCGGCTGCCGGTACCGTGGGCCCGATGGGCGCCCTGGTGATCGGCCTGGCCTCGGGCGTGATCTGCTACTTCTGCGCCACCACTCTCAAGCGCAAGCTGGGCTATGACGACTCCCTCGACGCTTTCGGCGTGCACGGTATTGGCGGCATCATCGGTGCCATCCTCACTGGTGTGTTCGCGGCACCGGCCCTGGGCGGCTTCGGCGCGGTCACCGACATCGGCGCCCAGGTCTGGGTCCAGGCCAAGGGTGTGATTTTCACCGTGGTCTACACCGCCATCGTCACCTACGTGATCCTCAAGGTGCTGGATGTGGTGATGGGCCTGCGGGTCAACGAAGAAGAAGAGTCGGTCGGCCTCGACCTGGCTCAGCACAACGAACGCGGCTACAACCTGTAA
- a CDS encoding DUF1289 domain-containing protein has product MTSQTRPPKPLYSNVSPAVPSPCISVCRLDEQRVCTGCHRHVEHIREWRSADDERRRQICREAEALRARA; this is encoded by the coding sequence ATGACCAGCCAGACGCGGCCGCCCAAGCCGCTGTACAGCAACGTCAGCCCGGCGGTGCCATCACCCTGCATCAGCGTCTGCCGGCTGGATGAGCAGCGGGTGTGCACCGGCTGCCACCGGCATGTCGAGCACATCCGCGAATGGCGCTCAGCCGACGACGAACGGCGCCGGCAGATCTGCCGCGAAGCCGAGGCCCTGCGCGCGCGGGCTTGA
- a CDS encoding class I adenylate cyclase, translating to MNHPHEIRPDLDEGIDRKVLATLRARFLHINQCRLERAMEGLSSRQQLVLTLLPLLFHVNHPLLPGYVSGATPAGVAGFEPDAEQVADAQRLARSFAYKARHGNPPRPIHGLFLMGSLGSLAQAEQSDMDLWVCHAPGLSEAERDELRRKCLLLEAWAASQGAEAHFFLIDPQSFAQGQRDSQLSSDDCGTTQHFLLLDEFYRTAIWLAGRTPLWWLVPVYEEHNYQAYTQTLLSKRFIRNQDALDLGNLAHIPPGEYVGAGLWQLYKGIDSPYKSLLKLLLTEVYASEHPTVRCLSLDYKQAVFANHLNLDELDPYVMVYRRIERYLQQRGETARLELVRRSLYLKVNKKLSGLDRSRSNGWQRQLLQRLADEWGWDERQLAMLDSRSQWKVRQVAVERRELVAELNHSYRFLGQFAQSQAASSRADQRDLNVLGRRLYAAFERRAGKIEVINPGIAPDIAEDTLTLVQSPNRKEPGSHHWGLYNGNLGVHEWEHFSPIKRCRELLELLTWAHRNGVIDSTTRIALHPGDSDLSEFELFNLLGSLQQSIPLPLGSVSEERLLQPSVADEILLLVNVGVDPLRHHRDLNILMTTERTDSLSYAGVRENLVLTVDQITLNSWNEVLVQRYDGEHALLRCLRDFLNSLGQRRHRPQVRVRCFCHNRAQAISQRVEEIFDTVQLLLDQGLNHRYLLQVAQYTHVLELLPGQVSLATLAEHDALLDHLGEVRNRYSPLHLDGNALQDYDLPLVLEHGRRNCIQVFYRLLDGWADLYVLDEYNALWQQRLPLHDENHLLLPLQRFLRSVVVRHDARLPLDHLQQASLGIHYAQLLPSGPGKARSIEPRPAPSAGLDQPYYEVQAILQAGTGDDVHVTLYCDQQEFSELEHGDQLYEVVARQILGQRRSAGHYRCYITDLDLSELLEDEQGSTSLYLRYKRELEQALNDGLAQLQAALEP from the coding sequence ATGAACCACCCCCACGAAATCCGCCCTGACCTGGACGAAGGCATCGACCGCAAGGTGCTGGCGACATTGCGTGCGCGCTTCCTGCACATCAACCAATGCCGGCTCGAACGTGCAATGGAGGGCCTGTCGAGCCGCCAGCAGCTGGTCCTGACCCTGCTGCCGCTGCTGTTCCACGTCAACCATCCGCTGCTGCCCGGTTACGTTTCTGGTGCCACACCGGCCGGGGTGGCGGGCTTCGAGCCGGATGCCGAACAGGTCGCCGACGCCCAGCGCCTGGCTCGCTCGTTTGCCTACAAGGCGCGCCATGGCAACCCGCCACGCCCGATCCACGGCCTGTTCCTGATGGGCAGCCTTGGCTCACTGGCCCAAGCCGAACAGAGCGACATGGACCTGTGGGTGTGCCATGCCCCCGGTTTGAGTGAGGCCGAACGCGATGAACTGCGGCGCAAATGCCTGCTGCTGGAAGCCTGGGCGGCCAGCCAGGGCGCCGAGGCGCATTTCTTCCTGATCGACCCGCAAAGCTTCGCTCAGGGCCAACGTGACAGCCAGCTCAGCTCCGATGACTGCGGCACCACCCAGCATTTCCTGCTGCTCGACGAGTTTTACCGCACCGCCATCTGGCTCGCCGGGCGCACGCCGCTGTGGTGGTTGGTGCCGGTCTATGAAGAGCACAACTATCAGGCCTATACCCAGACCCTGCTGTCCAAGCGCTTCATCCGCAACCAGGACGCCCTCGACCTTGGCAACCTTGCACATATTCCGCCCGGCGAGTATGTCGGGGCTGGGCTGTGGCAGCTGTACAAAGGCATCGACTCGCCCTACAAGTCGCTGCTCAAGCTGCTGCTGACCGAGGTTTATGCCAGCGAGCACCCGACCGTGCGCTGCCTGAGCCTGGACTACAAGCAGGCAGTGTTCGCCAACCACCTCAACCTCGACGAACTCGATCCCTATGTGATGGTGTACCGGCGTATCGAGCGCTACCTGCAGCAACGCGGCGAAACCGCGCGGCTCGAACTGGTCAGGCGCAGCCTGTACCTGAAGGTCAACAAGAAGCTGAGCGGACTGGACCGTAGCCGCAGCAACGGCTGGCAGCGGCAGCTGTTGCAGCGCCTGGCCGATGAGTGGGGCTGGGACGAACGCCAACTGGCCATGCTCGACAGCCGCAGCCAATGGAAGGTCCGCCAAGTCGCCGTCGAACGCCGTGAACTGGTAGCGGAGCTCAACCATAGCTATCGCTTCCTCGGCCAGTTCGCGCAAAGCCAGGCCGCCAGCAGCCGCGCCGACCAGCGTGACCTGAATGTCCTGGGCCGGCGCCTGTACGCGGCTTTCGAACGCCGCGCCGGCAAGATCGAAGTGATCAACCCAGGCATTGCCCCGGACATCGCCGAAGACACCTTGACGTTGGTCCAGTCGCCAAACCGCAAGGAGCCTGGCAGCCATCACTGGGGGCTGTACAACGGTAATCTGGGGGTGCACGAATGGGAGCATTTCAGCCCGATCAAGCGCTGCCGCGAGCTGCTCGAACTGCTGACCTGGGCCCACCGCAACGGCGTCATCGACAGCACCACGCGCATTGCCCTGCACCCGGGCGACAGCGACCTCAGCGAGTTCGAGCTGTTCAACCTGCTGGGCAGCCTGCAGCAGAGCATCCCGCTGCCGTTGGGCAGCGTCAGCGAAGAGCGCCTGCTGCAACCGAGCGTGGCTGACGAGATCCTGCTGCTGGTCAACGTCGGCGTGGACCCGCTGCGCCATCACCGCGACCTGAACATCCTGATGACCACCGAGCGCACTGACTCCCTGAGCTATGCCGGCGTGCGCGAGAACCTGGTGCTGACGGTCGACCAGATCACCCTCAACAGCTGGAACGAAGTGCTGGTGCAGCGCTACGACGGTGAACACGCACTGCTGCGCTGCCTGCGTGACTTCCTCAACAGCCTCGGCCAGCGCCGCCACCGCCCGCAGGTTCGGGTGCGCTGCTTCTGCCACAACCGCGCCCAGGCCATCAGCCAGCGGGTCGAGGAGATCTTCGACACGGTGCAGTTGCTGCTCGACCAGGGCCTGAACCACCGCTACCTGCTGCAGGTAGCGCAATACACCCATGTGCTGGAACTGTTGCCCGGCCAGGTCAGCCTGGCGACCTTGGCCGAGCATGACGCGCTGCTCGATCACCTGGGCGAAGTGCGCAACCGCTACAGCCCGTTGCACCTGGATGGCAATGCGCTGCAGGACTACGACCTGCCCCTGGTACTGGAACACGGCCGGCGCAATTGCATCCAGGTGTTCTACCGTCTGCTCGACGGCTGGGCCGACCTGTACGTGCTGGATGAGTACAACGCCCTGTGGCAGCAGCGTCTGCCGCTGCACGACGAGAACCACCTGTTGCTGCCGTTGCAGCGTTTTCTGCGTTCGGTGGTGGTGCGCCACGATGCCCGCCTTCCGCTCGACCATCTGCAGCAGGCTTCACTTGGCATCCACTATGCCCAGTTGCTGCCCTCCGGGCCGGGCAAGGCACGCAGCATCGAGCCCCGCCCGGCGCCCAGCGCTGGCCTCGACCAACCTTATTACGAAGTTCAGGCCATTCTGCAGGCCGGTACGGGGGATGATGTGCATGTGACGCTGTATTGCGACCAGCAGGAGTTTTCCGAACTGGAGCATGGCGACCAGCTGTATGAAGTGGTCGCCCGGCAGATCCTTGGCCAGCGCCGCAGTGCCGGGCACTACCGCTGCTACATCACCGACCTCGACCTGTCCGAGCTGCTCGAGGATGAGCAGGGGTCGACCAGCCTGTACCTGCGCTACAAGCGCGAGCTGGAGCAGGCGCTGAATGATGGACTGGCGCAGTTGCAGGCTGCTCTGGAGCCTTGA
- the lysA gene encoding diaminopimelate decarboxylase — protein sequence MNAFNYRDGELFAEGVALSAIAERFGTPTYVYSRAHIEAQYRSYTDALQGTEHLVCFAVKANSNLGVLNVLARLGAGFDIVSGGELERVLAAGGRADRVVFSGVGKTREDMRRALEVGVHCFNVESTDELERLQVVAAEMGKIAPISLRVNPDVDAGTHPYISTGLKENKFGIAIADAEAIYVRAAQLPNLDVVGVDCHIGSQLTTVAPFLDALDRLLALVDRLAECGIHLRHLDLGGGVGVRYRDEEPPLVADYIKAIRERVGTRDLALVFEPGRYIVANAGALLTRVEYLKHTEHKDFAIIDAAMNDLIRPALYQAWMGVSAVAPRAGEGRAYDLVGPICETGDFLAKDRVLNLAEGDLLAVQSAGAYGFVMSSNYNTRGRCAEILVDGDQAFEVRRRETIAELYAGESLLPE from the coding sequence ATGAACGCTTTCAACTACCGCGACGGTGAACTGTTCGCGGAAGGCGTGGCCCTCTCGGCCATCGCCGAACGTTTCGGTACCCCGACCTACGTGTACTCGCGCGCTCATATCGAAGCCCAGTACCGCAGCTACACCGATGCCCTGCAAGGCACCGAGCACCTGGTCTGCTTCGCCGTCAAGGCCAACTCCAACCTCGGCGTGCTGAACGTTCTGGCGCGCCTGGGCGCGGGCTTCGACATCGTTTCCGGCGGTGAGCTGGAGCGTGTGCTGGCCGCGGGCGGGCGGGCCGATCGCGTGGTGTTCTCCGGCGTCGGCAAAACCCGCGAAGACATGCGCCGCGCCCTGGAAGTCGGCGTGCACTGCTTCAACGTCGAATCCACCGACGAGCTCGAACGCCTGCAAGTGGTGGCCGCCGAGATGGGCAAGATTGCCCCGATCTCGCTGCGCGTGAACCCGGACGTCGATGCCGGCACCCACCCGTACATCTCCACCGGCCTCAAAGAGAACAAGTTCGGCATCGCCATCGCCGACGCCGAAGCCATCTACGTGCGCGCCGCGCAGCTGCCGAACCTGGACGTGGTCGGTGTCGACTGCCACATCGGCTCGCAGCTGACCACCGTCGCCCCGTTCCTCGATGCCCTCGACCGCCTGCTGGCCCTGGTCGACCGCCTGGCCGAGTGCGGCATCCACCTGCGCCACCTGGACCTGGGCGGCGGTGTTGGCGTGCGCTATCGCGACGAAGAGCCGCCGCTGGTGGCCGACTACATCAAGGCCATCCGCGAGCGTGTCGGCACCCGCGACCTGGCCCTGGTGTTCGAGCCTGGCCGCTACATCGTGGCCAACGCCGGCGCCCTGCTGACCCGCGTGGAATACCTCAAGCACACCGAACACAAGGACTTCGCCATCATCGACGCGGCGATGAACGACCTGATCCGCCCGGCCCTGTACCAGGCCTGGATGGGTGTCAGCGCAGTCGCCCCGCGTGCTGGCGAAGGCCGTGCCTACGACCTGGTCGGGCCGATCTGCGAAACCGGCGACTTCCTCGCCAAGGACCGCGTGCTGAACCTGGCCGAGGGTGACCTGCTGGCCGTGCAGTCGGCGGGCGCCTATGGTTTTGTCATGAGCTCGAACTACAACACCCGTGGCCGTTGCGCGGAAATCCTGGTCGACGGCGACCAGGCTTTCGAAGTCCGCCGCCGCGAGACCATCGCCGAACTGTACGCTGGCGAAAGCCTGCTGCCGGAGTGA
- the xerC gene encoding tyrosine recombinase XerC, translating into MERQLEAYCAHLRNERQVSEHTLLAYRRDLDKVIEYCNSQGIAGWAELQIQQLRQLIARLHHHGQSSRSLARLLSAVRGLYRYLNREGLCQHDPASGLSAPKGERRLPKVLDTDRALQLLDGGVDDNFIARRDQAILELFYSSGLRLSELNNLDLEQLDLAAGLVQVIGKGSKTRVLPVGRKAREALQAWFKLRGIGGPRDSAVFITRQGNRMSPRAIQLRVKTAGERELGQHLHPHMLRHSFASHVLESSQDLRAVQEMLGHADISTTQIYTHLDFQHLAAVYDSAHPRAKRSKGTDS; encoded by the coding sequence ATGGAACGCCAGCTGGAGGCTTATTGCGCACACCTGCGCAACGAGCGCCAGGTGTCGGAACACACCCTGCTGGCCTACCGCCGCGACCTCGACAAGGTCATCGAATACTGCAACAGCCAAGGCATCGCTGGCTGGGCTGAGCTGCAGATCCAGCAGCTGCGCCAGCTGATCGCCCGCCTGCACCATCATGGCCAGTCGTCGCGCAGCCTGGCGCGGCTGCTGTCGGCAGTGCGCGGCCTGTACCGCTACCTCAACCGCGAAGGCCTGTGCCAGCACGACCCGGCCAGCGGCCTGAGCGCGCCCAAGGGCGAACGCCGGCTGCCCAAGGTGCTGGACACCGACCGCGCCCTGCAATTGCTCGATGGCGGTGTCGACGACAATTTCATCGCCCGCCGCGATCAAGCCATCCTCGAACTCTTCTACTCCTCTGGCCTGCGCCTGTCCGAGCTGAACAACCTCGACCTCGAGCAGCTCGACCTGGCTGCTGGCCTGGTGCAGGTGATCGGCAAGGGCAGCAAGACCCGCGTGCTACCGGTCGGCCGCAAGGCCCGTGAAGCCTTGCAGGCCTGGTTCAAACTGCGCGGCATCGGCGGCCCGCGTGACAGCGCGGTGTTCATCACCCGCCAAGGCAACCGCATGAGCCCGCGGGCCATCCAGCTGCGGGTCAAGACCGCTGGCGAGCGCGAGCTGGGCCAGCACCTGCATCCGCACATGCTTCGCCATTCCTTCGCCAGCCATGTATTGGAATCGTCCCAGGACCTGCGCGCGGTGCAGGAAATGCTCGGCCATGCCGACATCAGCACCACGCAGATCTACACCCACCTGGACTTCCAGCACCTGGCCGCGGTGTACGACAGCGCCCACCCTCGGGCCAAACGCAGCAAAGGCACAGACTCATGA
- the glnK gene encoding P-II family nitrogen regulator, translating to MKLVTAIIKPFKLDDVRESLSEIGVQGITVTEVKGFGRQKGHTELYRGAEYVVDFLPKVKIDVAIDDKDLDRVIEAITKAANTGKIGDGKIFVVNLEQAIRIRTGETDTDAI from the coding sequence ATGAAGCTAGTCACAGCCATCATCAAGCCGTTCAAGCTGGACGACGTGCGCGAGTCGCTGTCGGAAATCGGCGTGCAGGGCATTACCGTCACCGAAGTCAAAGGTTTCGGCCGGCAGAAGGGCCACACCGAGCTGTATCGCGGCGCGGAGTACGTGGTCGACTTCCTGCCCAAAGTGAAGATCGACGTCGCCATCGACGACAAGGACCTTGATCGAGTGATCGAAGCCATCACCAAGGCGGCCAACACCGGCAAGATCGGTGACGGCAAGATCTTCGTGGTGAATCTGGAGCAGGCGATCCGCATCCGTACCGGCGAAACCGATACCGACGCGATCTAA
- a CDS encoding HAD family hydrolase yields the protein MSIKLITFDLDDTLWDTAPVIASAEVVLRDWLEANAPILGGVPVEHLFAIRERLVQAEPGLKHRISALRRRVLFHALEEVGYSEKQAQELANEGFEVFLHARHQIEVFPEVQPVLEILRHHYTLGVVTNGNADIRRLGLADYFRFALCAEDLGIGKPDPAPFMEALKRGEVEASAAVHVGDHPGDDIAGAQRAGLRAVWFNPQGKAWAGDQAPDAEIQRLSQLPDVLARWR from the coding sequence ATGAGCATCAAGCTGATCACCTTCGACCTCGACGACACCCTGTGGGACACCGCGCCCGTGATTGCCAGTGCCGAGGTCGTGCTGCGCGACTGGCTCGAAGCCAACGCACCCATCCTCGGCGGCGTGCCGGTGGAGCACCTGTTCGCCATACGCGAACGCCTGGTGCAGGCCGAACCGGGCCTCAAGCACCGCATCAGCGCCCTGCGCCGGCGTGTACTGTTCCACGCCCTGGAGGAAGTCGGCTACAGCGAAAAACAGGCGCAGGAGCTTGCCAACGAAGGTTTTGAAGTGTTCCTGCATGCCCGCCACCAGATCGAGGTGTTCCCCGAGGTGCAGCCGGTGCTGGAGATCCTGCGCCATCACTACACCCTGGGCGTGGTCACCAACGGCAACGCCGATATCCGCCGCCTGGGGCTGGCGGATTACTTCCGTTTTGCCCTGTGTGCGGAGGACCTGGGCATCGGCAAGCCCGACCCGGCACCGTTCATGGAGGCCCTCAAGCGGGGTGAGGTTGAAGCCAGTGCAGCGGTGCATGTCGGCGACCACCCGGGCGACGACATCGCCGGAGCCCAGCGGGCCGGGTTGCGAGCGGTATGGTTCAATCCGCAGGGCAAGGCCTGGGCTGGTGATCAGGCGCCGGATGCCGAAATACAGCGCCTCTCTCAGCTACCCGACGTCCTCGCACGCTGGCGCTGA
- the rnk gene encoding nucleoside diphosphate kinase regulator, protein MSTKPSLILTRLDVQRLERLIDSLDESTPGVLALQEELDRAGQVVGHEEVPAGVVTMNSRVHCREQASGKDYHLTLVYPKDAGGEGKVSILAPIGCALLGLSVGEQIDWPAPGGKTLKLKLLEVEYQPEAAGDFDL, encoded by the coding sequence ATGAGCACCAAGCCTTCCCTCATCCTCACTCGATTGGACGTACAGCGTCTCGAGCGCCTGATCGACAGCCTCGATGAAAGCACGCCGGGTGTGCTTGCCTTGCAGGAGGAGCTGGACCGTGCCGGTCAGGTGGTCGGTCACGAGGAAGTGCCGGCCGGCGTGGTGACCATGAACTCGCGCGTGCATTGCCGTGAGCAAGCCAGTGGCAAGGACTACCACCTGACCCTGGTGTACCCGAAGGATGCAGGGGGCGAGGGCAAGGTCTCGATACTCGCACCGATCGGCTGCGCGCTGCTGGGCTTGTCGGTGGGTGAGCAGATCGACTGGCCGGCACCGGGGGGCAAGACCCTGAAGCTGAAGTTGCTGGAAGTCGAATACCAGCCAGAAGCGGCTGGCGATTTCGACCTCTGA